The Streptomyces sp. Alt3 genome has a segment encoding these proteins:
- a CDS encoding helix-turn-helix domain-containing protein, translated as MRPTKQDLIPGTEERGVTPRAVYDLFDPTRVTQARRLAEMTKKDVAAGLGVTPAAVGQYETGVSKPRPDLIPRLAEVLGVPVTFFLLGRPANRLDASMAHFRSLRSTPKSQRERALAFAEQVWELTYALEQRVQLPLVDLPGFAGGEVHPGEELSTDPASAARELRERWRLGDGPVTHLVRRMEAHGIVVVMPPASDPSAASVDAFSTRAARPLVVLTAARADDIYRHRFTAAHELGHLVLHADATGDSRQEKQADAFAAEFLTPQDSILSFLPRRMDLARLAELRGVWGVSLHSLVYRCRELGLISDATASRTYQRLRALDGQPGFTAESVSNFPGERPSLLGRAFELAASEAGLSISRLAHELAWTSERVQNLLDVQEQKPVLRLVQ; from the coding sequence ATGCGACCCACTAAGCAAGACCTCATTCCCGGTACGGAAGAACGAGGCGTCACGCCCCGCGCCGTCTACGACCTCTTCGATCCCACCCGGGTGACGCAAGCTCGCCGTCTGGCGGAGATGACGAAGAAGGACGTGGCGGCCGGGCTCGGGGTGACGCCTGCAGCCGTGGGGCAGTACGAGACAGGGGTGTCGAAGCCACGACCTGACTTGATCCCCCGGCTCGCAGAGGTCCTCGGGGTTCCCGTGACGTTCTTCCTGCTGGGGAGGCCGGCTAATCGGCTTGACGCTTCCATGGCGCATTTCCGAAGCCTGCGCAGCACACCGAAGTCCCAGCGGGAACGTGCGCTCGCGTTCGCCGAGCAGGTCTGGGAGCTCACGTACGCGCTGGAACAGCGGGTTCAGTTGCCTCTCGTCGATCTGCCCGGATTCGCCGGCGGGGAGGTCCATCCTGGCGAAGAGCTGTCCACCGACCCCGCTTCCGCTGCCCGTGAGCTCCGCGAGCGCTGGCGCCTCGGCGACGGCCCTGTCACGCATCTGGTGAGGCGGATGGAGGCCCACGGGATCGTGGTGGTTATGCCGCCTGCCAGCGATCCCTCCGCCGCGAGCGTGGACGCCTTCTCCACCCGCGCAGCACGGCCACTCGTCGTTCTGACCGCCGCCCGGGCCGACGACATCTACCGGCACAGGTTCACAGCTGCCCATGAGCTCGGCCACCTCGTGCTTCACGCCGATGCCACCGGTGACAGCCGTCAGGAGAAGCAGGCTGATGCCTTCGCCGCCGAGTTCCTGACCCCCCAGGACAGCATCCTGTCGTTCCTGCCTCGGCGAATGGATCTTGCACGCCTGGCCGAGCTCAGGGGGGTCTGGGGAGTCTCCCTCCATTCGCTCGTCTACCGATGCCGCGAGCTGGGGCTGATCTCCGACGCGACCGCCAGCCGGACGTACCAGCGTCTACGCGCTCTCGACGGCCAGCCGGGCTTCACCGCCGAATCCGTCTCGAACTTCCCTGGTGAACGGCCTTCGCTGCTTGGCCGGGCCTTCGAGCTGGCTGCCAGCGAAGCTGGCCTATCGATCTCCCGACTGGCTCATGAGCTGGCGTGGACAAGCGAGAGGGTGCAGAACCTGCTGGACGTTCAGGAACAGAAGCCGGTGCTCCGGCTGGTCCAGTAG
- a CDS encoding NUDIX hydrolase, translating into MMERVRAVLVTADDTMLVIRRTRPGIPEYWVLPGGGVEPSDESREAALHREIHEEIAGKADIIRLLHTMESDDERQLFYLARIATWSFDDRTGPEFSAEGRGEYALEEIPLTTEGLDGIDLKPEEITHVLWGAINAGSLGVEASL; encoded by the coding sequence AGTCCGCGCCGTCCTCGTCACCGCAGACGACACGATGCTGGTCATCCGCCGTACCCGGCCCGGCATCCCCGAATACTGGGTCCTGCCCGGCGGCGGCGTCGAACCCAGCGACGAGTCCCGGGAGGCGGCCCTCCATCGGGAGATCCACGAGGAGATCGCGGGGAAGGCCGACATCATCCGCCTCCTCCACACGATGGAGTCCGACGATGAGCGGCAGCTCTTCTACCTCGCGCGCATCGCGACCTGGTCCTTCGACGATCGCACCGGTCCCGAGTTCAGCGCCGAAGGCCGCGGCGAGTACGCGCTAGAGGAGATTCCGTTGACCACGGAGGGGCTCGACGGTATCGACCTCAAGCCCGAGGAGATCACCCACGTCCTATGGGGAGCCATCAATGCGGGAAGCCTCGGAGTCGAGGCATCGCTCTGA